The Budorcas taxicolor isolate Tak-1 chromosome 5, Takin1.1, whole genome shotgun sequence genome includes a window with the following:
- the TEF gene encoding thyrotroph embryonic factor isoform X2, producing the protein MSSCDRIGVAPAMDMPEVLKSLLEHSLPWPEKRTDKEKGKEKLEEDEAAAASTMAVSASLMPPIWDKTIPYDGESFHLEYMDLDEFLLENGIPASPTHLVQNLLLPVAELEGKESASSSTASPPSSSTAVFQPSETVSSTESSLEKERETPSPIDPNCVEVDVNFNPDPADLVLSSVPGGELFNPRKHKFAEEDLKPQPMIKKAKKVFVPDEQKDEKYWTRRKKNNVAAKRSRDARRLKENQITIRAAFLEKENTALRTEVAELRKEVGKCKTIVSKYETKYGPL; encoded by the exons ATGTCGAGCTGTGACCGGATCGGAGTAGCCCCTGCCATGGACATGCCGGAGGTCCTCAAGTCCCTGCTCGAGCACTCTTTGCCTTGGCCAGAGAAGAGGACAG ATaaggaaaaggggaaggaaaagcTGGAGGAAGACGAGGCTGCAGCAGCCAGCACCATGGCCGTCTCAGCCTCCCTCATGCCGCCCATCTGGGACAAAACCATCCCGTACGATGGCGAGTCTTTCCACCTGGAGTACATGGACCTGGATGAGTTCCTGCTGGAGAATGGCATCCCCGCCAGCCCCACCCACCTGGTGCAGAACCTGCTGCTGCCGGTGGCTGAGCTAGAAGGGAAGGAGTCAGCCAGCTCCTCCACGGCGTCCCCACCATCCTCCTCCACCGCCGTCTTTCAGCCCTCGGAAACCGTGTCCAGCACAG AATCCTCCctggaaaaggagagggagaccCCCAGTCCCATCGACCCCAACTGCGTGGAGGTAGATGTGAACTTCAACCCTGACCCTGCTGACCTGGTCCTGTCCAGCGTGCCCGGCGGGGAGCTCTTCAACCCTCGGAAGCACAAGTTTGCTGAGGAGGACCTGAAGCCCCAGCCCATGATCAAAAAGGCCAAGAAGGTCTTTGTCCCTGATGAGCAGAAG GACGAGAAGTACTGGACGAGGCGCAAGAAGAACAATGTGGCGGCTAAGCGGTCCCGGGACGCCCGGCGCCTGAAGGAGAATCAGATCACCATCCGGGCggccttcctggagaaggagaacaCGGCCCTGCGGACGGAGGTGGCCGAGCTGCGCAAGGAGGTGGGCAAGTGCAAGACCATCGTGTCCAAGTATGAGACCAAGTACGGGCCCTTGTAA
- the TEF gene encoding thyrotroph embryonic factor isoform X1 yields the protein MSDAGGGKKPPVEPQAGPGPGPGRAAGERGLPGSFPLVLKKLMENPPRETRLDKEKGKEKLEEDEAAAASTMAVSASLMPPIWDKTIPYDGESFHLEYMDLDEFLLENGIPASPTHLVQNLLLPVAELEGKESASSSTASPPSSSTAVFQPSETVSSTESSLEKERETPSPIDPNCVEVDVNFNPDPADLVLSSVPGGELFNPRKHKFAEEDLKPQPMIKKAKKVFVPDEQKDEKYWTRRKKNNVAAKRSRDARRLKENQITIRAAFLEKENTALRTEVAELRKEVGKCKTIVSKYETKYGPL from the exons ATGTCCGACGCGGGCGGTGGAAAGAAGCCGCCTGTAGAGCCGCAGGCGGGGCCGGGCCCGGGGCCGGGGCGCGCAGCCGGGGaaaggggcctgccaggctccttccctCTGGTCCTCAAGAAGCTGATGGAGAACCCCCCACGCGAGACGCGCCTCG ATaaggaaaaggggaaggaaaagcTGGAGGAAGACGAGGCTGCAGCAGCCAGCACCATGGCCGTCTCAGCCTCCCTCATGCCGCCCATCTGGGACAAAACCATCCCGTACGATGGCGAGTCTTTCCACCTGGAGTACATGGACCTGGATGAGTTCCTGCTGGAGAATGGCATCCCCGCCAGCCCCACCCACCTGGTGCAGAACCTGCTGCTGCCGGTGGCTGAGCTAGAAGGGAAGGAGTCAGCCAGCTCCTCCACGGCGTCCCCACCATCCTCCTCCACCGCCGTCTTTCAGCCCTCGGAAACCGTGTCCAGCACAG AATCCTCCctggaaaaggagagggagaccCCCAGTCCCATCGACCCCAACTGCGTGGAGGTAGATGTGAACTTCAACCCTGACCCTGCTGACCTGGTCCTGTCCAGCGTGCCCGGCGGGGAGCTCTTCAACCCTCGGAAGCACAAGTTTGCTGAGGAGGACCTGAAGCCCCAGCCCATGATCAAAAAGGCCAAGAAGGTCTTTGTCCCTGATGAGCAGAAG GACGAGAAGTACTGGACGAGGCGCAAGAAGAACAATGTGGCGGCTAAGCGGTCCCGGGACGCCCGGCGCCTGAAGGAGAATCAGATCACCATCCGGGCggccttcctggagaaggagaacaCGGCCCTGCGGACGGAGGTGGCCGAGCTGCGCAAGGAGGTGGGCAAGTGCAAGACCATCGTGTCCAAGTATGAGACCAAGTACGGGCCCTTGTAA